In Arthrobacter sp. StoSoilB5, one genomic interval encodes:
- a CDS encoding ABC transporter ATP-binding protein produces the protein MTDVLPDLATAAPGPTGAVLVLELVNLSVSYADHHRKHRRVVHEVSLKISPGEVLALVGESGSGKSTTAQAVIGLLAGNGRVDGGRILLNGTDIAGWSQKRLESIRGAKIALIPQDPTSSLNPVLTVGAQVEEVLRLHTKLPKPERRKRVLDLLARVGIPEPERRAGQYAHELSGGMKQRVLIAAAIALEPQLIIADEATSALDVTVQRRILDLIDDLRAETGTAVLFVTHDLGVAADRADRVVVLKGGRVQEQGPTTQVLTNPSTDYTRQLLADAPSISPSVGRPAPKPGRENTVEVYNLIQEFDSGRNQPRFRAVDDVSFQVPRGSTHAIVGESGSGKTTTARALAGFQRPTSGSISISGHELSGLDAKSLRQFRKHVQLVYQNPFTSLDPRQTIGRIIEEPLLNFGPGSRQDRAKAVRDLLDRVHLPEGLLTKHPRELSGGQRQRVAIARALVLRPQVLILDEAVSALDVTVQSQILTLLEELQRELDLTYVFITHDLAVVRQIADTVSVMSGGRQVEDGTVSEVFDNPQHHYTRDLIEAIPGNRKAKQ, from the coding sequence ATGACCGACGTTCTGCCAGACCTGGCTACGGCCGCACCCGGGCCTACGGGTGCTGTTCTGGTCCTCGAATTAGTGAACTTGTCAGTTTCATATGCTGACCACCACCGAAAACACCGCCGGGTGGTCCACGAGGTTTCGCTGAAGATCTCGCCCGGCGAAGTCCTTGCCCTGGTGGGTGAATCAGGCTCCGGGAAATCCACCACGGCCCAGGCCGTCATCGGATTGCTCGCCGGCAACGGCCGAGTGGACGGGGGAAGAATCCTCCTGAACGGCACGGACATTGCCGGCTGGTCCCAGAAACGCCTCGAATCGATCCGCGGCGCCAAGATCGCGCTGATCCCGCAGGATCCCACAAGCTCGTTGAACCCGGTCCTCACCGTCGGTGCCCAAGTGGAGGAAGTGCTGCGCCTGCACACCAAGCTTCCCAAGCCGGAGCGCCGGAAAAGGGTCCTGGACCTGCTGGCGCGGGTGGGCATCCCGGAACCGGAACGCCGTGCCGGGCAATACGCGCATGAGCTCTCCGGAGGCATGAAGCAGCGCGTCCTTATCGCTGCGGCCATAGCCCTTGAGCCTCAGCTGATCATCGCGGACGAAGCGACCAGCGCACTGGACGTCACTGTTCAACGGCGGATTCTGGACCTCATTGATGACCTGAGGGCCGAGACCGGCACAGCCGTCCTTTTTGTCACACACGACCTCGGGGTGGCGGCAGACCGCGCCGACCGGGTTGTGGTGCTGAAAGGCGGGCGGGTCCAGGAGCAGGGTCCCACAACCCAGGTACTCACGAACCCGTCCACCGATTACACCCGCCAACTCCTGGCCGATGCCCCGTCCATTTCTCCAAGCGTTGGCCGCCCGGCACCCAAGCCTGGCCGGGAGAACACAGTGGAGGTCTACAACCTCATCCAGGAGTTCGACTCCGGGCGGAACCAGCCGCGGTTCCGCGCCGTAGACGACGTTAGCTTCCAGGTTCCTCGGGGCAGCACCCACGCAATCGTCGGTGAATCCGGCTCCGGGAAGACCACCACCGCGCGTGCCCTCGCGGGATTCCAACGGCCCACTTCGGGCAGCATCTCCATCAGCGGCCACGAGCTCTCCGGGTTGGACGCCAAGAGCCTGCGGCAGTTCCGGAAGCACGTTCAACTCGTCTACCAGAACCCGTTCACGTCTCTTGATCCGCGGCAGACGATCGGCCGGATCATCGAAGAACCCCTACTGAACTTCGGTCCGGGCTCCCGCCAGGACCGCGCCAAGGCTGTCCGGGACCTCCTTGACCGCGTCCATCTGCCTGAGGGCCTGCTGACCAAGCATCCACGCGAACTCTCCGGCGGCCAACGTCAGCGGGTGGCCATTGCCAGGGCCCTTGTCCTCCGCCCGCAGGTCCTGATCCTGGACGAGGCAGTTTCGGCGCTGGACGTCACCGTCCAGTCCCAGATCCTCACCTTGCTGGAAGAACTGCAACGCGAACTGGACCTGACCTACGTCTTCATCACGCACGACCTCGCCGTGGTGCGGCAGATCGCGGATACGGTCTCGGTCATGAGCGGCGGCCGGCAAGTGGAAGATGGCACCGTGTCCGAGGTGTTCGACAACCCCCAGCACCACTACACCCGGGATCTGATCGAGGCAATCCCCGGCAACCGAAAGGCGAAGCAATGA
- a CDS encoding ABC transporter permease encodes MSPATLEESPSSTRDRIPEPTKPRRRFTIARIQPGLLLAWLVLGIVALWTIAPELFTSHNPISGKARDKLLPPDGEYLLGTDELGRDLLSRMIHGSINSVTGALVAVAVGLVVGTLLGLLAGSLGGFTDAVVMRIVDVLLSIPSLLLSLSIIIILGFGTVNAAIAVGIGSVASFARLSRSEVLRVRRSDFVEAAFGSGGTFTAVLWRHILPNSAGPVLALVALQFGSAILAISTLGFLGYGAPPPTPEWGLLIAEGRNYVATSWWLTTYPGLVVVAVVLSANRISHSIRKVQP; translated from the coding sequence ATGAGCCCGGCAACTTTGGAGGAATCCCCTTCCTCGACCAGGGATCGCATTCCCGAGCCCACCAAGCCACGGCGGCGCTTCACCATCGCCCGGATCCAGCCCGGCCTGCTCCTTGCCTGGCTTGTCCTGGGAATCGTCGCCCTATGGACCATCGCCCCCGAACTCTTCACCAGCCATAACCCGATCTCCGGTAAGGCCAGGGACAAGCTCCTCCCGCCAGACGGCGAGTACTTGCTGGGCACCGATGAGCTGGGACGCGACCTCCTTTCGCGAATGATCCACGGATCCATCAATTCCGTGACCGGCGCTTTGGTAGCGGTCGCCGTTGGGCTCGTGGTGGGAACACTCCTCGGCCTGCTGGCAGGGTCATTGGGAGGCTTTACCGATGCCGTTGTCATGCGGATTGTGGATGTCCTGTTGTCGATCCCCAGCCTGCTGCTATCGCTGAGCATCATCATCATCCTCGGGTTTGGCACCGTGAACGCCGCAATAGCCGTGGGCATCGGGTCCGTAGCCAGTTTCGCCAGGCTCTCCCGGTCCGAAGTCCTGCGCGTGCGTCGCAGCGACTTCGTCGAAGCTGCTTTTGGCAGCGGTGGAACGTTCACCGCTGTCCTGTGGCGCCATATCCTGCCTAACTCGGCCGGACCGGTGCTGGCACTCGTGGCCCTGCAGTTCGGCAGTGCCATCCTGGCCATCTCCACTCTTGGATTCCTGGGCTACGGTGCTCCCCCGCCCACCCCGGAGTGGGGGTTGCTGATCGCGGAGGGGCGGAATTATGTGGCCACGTCCTGGTGGCTGACCACCTACCCGGGTTTGGTGGTGGTTGCCGTAGTTTTGTCCGCCAATCGCATCAGCCACTCGATCCGAAAGGTACAACCATGA
- a CDS encoding ABC transporter permease, which yields MPRYLLNRFGQAALVLWAAFTIAFVLLQALPGDALLIKYQNPDMGLSPQEIADIRSSYGADTPLFFQYLDSLGGFLTGNLGYSVQAGVPVVDQLAATVPSTLALAGLGFLAAVILAVAIAFLSSLAPFAWLRDALQSLPSLLVSVPVFWLGIVLIQIFSFRLKLIPVINPPEALGLILPVATLAVPLSAPLAQVLIRSIDDVRTQPFVAVARSRGGSNAWVLSHHVARNAVLPALTIAGVLLGELIGGAVVTETVFGRNGVGQLTQQAVNNQDAAVLQAVVVLAAAAFVLVNLAVDLLYPVLDPRLKRKAGALT from the coding sequence ATGCCGCGCTACCTCCTGAACCGATTCGGCCAGGCTGCCTTGGTGCTCTGGGCAGCGTTCACCATAGCCTTTGTGCTGCTGCAAGCGCTGCCCGGGGATGCCCTGCTGATCAAGTACCAAAACCCGGACATGGGTCTGAGCCCGCAGGAAATCGCGGACATCCGCAGCTCCTACGGCGCAGATACTCCGTTGTTCTTCCAGTACCTTGACTCACTGGGTGGTTTTCTCACCGGCAACCTCGGCTACTCGGTCCAGGCCGGTGTGCCTGTGGTCGATCAACTGGCCGCCACCGTCCCCTCGACGTTGGCACTCGCGGGGCTCGGCTTCCTCGCCGCGGTGATCCTCGCCGTCGCGATCGCGTTCCTCTCCAGCCTGGCACCGTTCGCCTGGCTGAGGGACGCACTCCAGTCACTGCCGTCGCTACTGGTTTCAGTGCCCGTCTTTTGGCTTGGCATCGTCCTGATCCAGATTTTTTCCTTCCGGTTGAAGCTGATCCCCGTCATCAACCCACCGGAGGCACTGGGCCTGATCCTGCCAGTGGCCACACTGGCCGTCCCCTTGTCGGCGCCGCTGGCGCAGGTACTGATCCGAAGCATCGACGACGTACGCACCCAGCCCTTTGTCGCCGTCGCGCGTTCGCGTGGCGGAAGCAATGCCTGGGTACTGAGCCACCACGTGGCCCGCAACGCGGTGCTTCCGGCGCTGACCATTGCCGGTGTTCTGCTGGGAGAACTGATTGGCGGGGCGGTGGTCACCGAGACCGTGTTCGGGCGCAATGGGGTGGGCCAACTGACACAACAGGCGGTCAACAACCAGGACGCAGCCGTGCTGCAGGCTGTGGTGGTACTCGCCGCGGCGGCCTTCGTCCTGGTCAACCTTGCCGTGGACCTGCTGTACCCCGTGTTGGACCCCCGGCTTAAGCGAAAGGCAGGAGCGCTCACATGA
- a CDS encoding TIGR04028 family ABC transporter substrate-binding protein, with the protein MVFLKPVRAISAGIAALALATVLAGCGSSPEATSPSDGGGTPVTGGTLIYLEQQAHTNLYPPSGGFYPNGGVLNQITDKLTFQNPETLKIEPWLAESWTSNAELSEYTFKLRSGVTFSDGTPVDAAAVARNFDTYGLGNKALNQPVSEVINNYDHSEVVDPLTVKFYFKKSSPGFLQGTATIGSGIVSISTLDRKYDELGDARNIIGSGPFTVASEVLGKELVLDARKDYNWGPAEAEHQGRAYLDTVKIVVTPEDSVRTGSLLAGQGDLIRQVQAYDEKQVAAQNFKIYAPGTRGVNDSIVFRPDNALVADVRVRQALLKATDTNEVVDTIFSENYPVATSVLAKDAAGYVDLSGKLGHDPEKAKQLLEEAGWKLGADGIRTKDGAQLSLTIYESLPQPQNKAVLQLVAQQWQKVGVKLNVLAGDSGSKTVDSLDPEKTPVSVAMVGRADPDVIKSQFYPKNRDALLQLGGSSQKVKSFVDEKLNSLLEAETARTDPEQRLKDVADIQNHLIDQALVIPIFEEPQVFASAPYLHGLAFEAVGRPSLYGVWLKKS; encoded by the coding sequence ATGGTTTTCCTCAAACCTGTCCGCGCCATCTCGGCAGGCATAGCCGCGCTTGCGCTGGCAACCGTCCTGGCCGGCTGCGGCTCCAGCCCTGAGGCCACGAGCCCTTCCGACGGCGGCGGCACTCCAGTCACAGGTGGCACGCTTATCTACCTTGAGCAGCAGGCCCATACCAACCTCTATCCGCCGTCGGGAGGGTTTTACCCCAACGGCGGCGTCCTCAACCAGATCACGGACAAGCTGACCTTTCAGAACCCTGAAACGCTCAAGATTGAGCCCTGGCTTGCCGAGTCCTGGACCAGTAACGCCGAGCTGAGCGAGTATACGTTCAAGCTGCGCAGCGGCGTCACGTTCTCTGACGGCACGCCCGTGGATGCCGCAGCGGTGGCACGCAACTTCGATACCTACGGCTTGGGCAACAAGGCCCTGAACCAACCTGTCTCAGAAGTCATTAACAACTACGACCACAGCGAAGTGGTGGACCCGCTCACGGTCAAGTTCTACTTCAAGAAGTCCTCGCCCGGCTTCCTCCAGGGCACGGCCACCATTGGCTCCGGCATCGTTTCCATCAGCACCCTGGACCGGAAGTACGACGAACTCGGTGACGCCCGAAACATCATCGGCAGTGGTCCCTTCACGGTGGCCAGCGAGGTCCTGGGCAAGGAACTGGTCCTGGACGCCCGCAAGGACTACAACTGGGGACCCGCCGAGGCGGAGCACCAAGGCCGCGCCTACCTGGACACTGTGAAGATCGTCGTCACGCCGGAAGACAGCGTCCGCACCGGCTCACTACTCGCAGGCCAAGGCGACCTGATCCGGCAGGTTCAGGCTTACGACGAGAAACAGGTGGCGGCACAGAACTTCAAGATCTACGCCCCGGGCACTCGCGGGGTCAACGACAGCATTGTCTTCCGTCCCGACAATGCCCTGGTGGCCGATGTCCGGGTCCGGCAAGCACTCCTTAAGGCCACAGACACGAATGAAGTTGTGGACACCATCTTCTCGGAGAACTACCCTGTGGCTACCTCCGTCCTCGCCAAGGACGCCGCCGGCTACGTGGATCTGTCCGGCAAGTTGGGCCACGATCCGGAGAAGGCCAAGCAACTCTTGGAAGAAGCGGGCTGGAAACTTGGAGCCGACGGCATCCGGACCAAGGATGGAGCCCAACTTTCCCTGACCATATACGAATCCCTGCCGCAGCCTCAGAACAAGGCTGTGCTGCAGCTTGTGGCGCAGCAGTGGCAAAAGGTTGGCGTCAAGCTCAACGTCCTGGCCGGCGATTCCGGTAGCAAGACCGTTGACAGCCTGGATCCTGAGAAGACTCCGGTCTCCGTCGCCATGGTGGGCCGCGCCGACCCGGATGTCATCAAGAGCCAGTTCTACCCGAAGAACCGGGACGCTTTGCTGCAGCTCGGTGGCAGCAGCCAGAAGGTCAAGAGCTTCGTCGATGAGAAGCTCAACTCGCTGCTCGAAGCCGAGACAGCACGTACCGATCCCGAGCAGCGGTTGAAGGACGTTGCCGACATCCAGAACCACCTCATCGACCAAGCCCTGGTCATCCCGATCTTCGAGGAACCTCAGGTGTTTGCTTCCGCACCGTACCTGCACGGGCTCGCCTTCGAAGCCGTGGGGCGTCCCAGCCTCTACGGCGTCTGGCTCAAGAAGAGCTGA
- a CDS encoding rhodanese-like domain-containing protein gives MSPASQLPATDAVQADFRDDHFISATDLAQQLSGGQPPVLLDVRFQPGLADPEAEYDAGHLPGAHYVHLATVLADAGTHRPASDGALPLPELDTLQHALRGYGINDDSRIVVYDNRHGLSAARAWWVLRWAGLTDVKVLDGGYGHWLRQGLSTSISRPHPHPGTITLEPFGPSGKGHLPTLSTADAAVFSSSGVLIDAREAGHFSASPDGPATHIPGAHSAPSSTDLDHNGLLLPAEVLRAQAADAGLTTGATVGTYCGAGVLAAHKVLTLATLGLDASLYVGSWSAWSAAASAEPAPTAGK, from the coding sequence ATGAGCCCCGCCAGTCAGCTCCCGGCAACTGACGCTGTACAGGCCGACTTCCGGGACGACCACTTCATCAGCGCCACAGACCTGGCACAACAACTATCCGGCGGGCAGCCGCCTGTCCTGCTGGACGTTCGTTTCCAGCCCGGGCTGGCGGACCCTGAGGCAGAATACGACGCCGGTCACTTGCCAGGCGCCCACTACGTCCACTTGGCCACTGTCCTCGCTGACGCCGGCACCCACCGGCCCGCCTCCGACGGCGCGCTGCCCCTTCCGGAGTTGGATACCCTTCAGCATGCCCTCCGGGGTTACGGCATCAATGATGATTCACGGATCGTCGTCTACGACAACCGCCACGGGCTTTCCGCAGCGCGGGCATGGTGGGTACTCCGGTGGGCGGGATTGACCGACGTCAAGGTCCTCGACGGCGGCTACGGGCATTGGCTGCGCCAAGGTCTTTCAACCAGCATCTCCCGCCCACATCCACATCCCGGGACTATCACCCTGGAGCCATTCGGCCCGTCAGGGAAGGGACACCTACCCACTCTGAGCACCGCGGACGCCGCAGTCTTTTCCTCCTCCGGCGTACTCATCGACGCCAGGGAAGCAGGACACTTTTCCGCGAGCCCGGACGGACCCGCGACCCATATCCCTGGAGCGCACAGCGCACCCAGCAGCACCGATCTTGACCACAACGGCCTTCTGCTTCCCGCCGAAGTACTGCGTGCCCAGGCCGCTGATGCAGGACTAACGACCGGTGCAACGGTCGGGACCTACTGCGGAGCCGGAGTGCTGGCCGCCCATAAGGTCCTCACGCTCGCCACGCTTGGCCTCGATGCGTCCCTGTACGTCGGTTCCTGGTCCGCGTGGTCCGCTGCAGCTTCCGCCGAACCGGCTCCGACAGCTGGAAAGTAA
- a CDS encoding NtaA/DmoA family FMN-dependent monooxygenase (This protein belongs to a clade of FMN-dependent monooxygenases, within a broader family of flavin-dependent oxidoreductases, the luciferase-like monooxygenase (LMM) family, some of whose members use coenzyme F420 rather than FMN.): protein MTSSPANHKNVHPAVPNRRHIIIGAMFRAVGAYPSGWRYPGAHHDPHDDAEVIRATALEAERAGLDYIFFGDWLATGPDLEFRDPYLAARIEPLSAVGFLAGVTSRIGLIATVNATYSDAYTLARTSASVDRLSGGRLGLNIVTGAEPRAAANHGREAHWGNEQRYDSAEELIDALRLLWDSWGDGALVADQESGTYLNPDRLHRADFQGEHHPVAGPLNVLRPIQGHVPLVHAGTSTRSRELVHSRADLALLGLSGIAEAAVETAALGREIAAKGRDPQAVKTLTPVLPIIGATVEEAWDIHDFLVSRVPVSPGPHDGREGFPDTRSLAALNDTLGFPAADFDLDAEVSVADAAGFSPRGRDLIDLVARRSGRVPGSQRPVRWRDLLVNQLVPYSVVVGTPVQVADYLQTWHEEGGVDGFNVLTPYLGDQFERFTRGVIPELRARGLFREAYQGTTLRDHLGLTVPANVHERGESQPREKRSTTDATVSAGVTK, encoded by the coding sequence ATGACCAGTTCTCCCGCGAACCACAAAAATGTCCATCCCGCGGTGCCCAACCGAAGGCACATCATCATCGGCGCCATGTTCCGGGCCGTTGGGGCCTACCCCAGCGGGTGGCGATACCCCGGCGCGCACCACGATCCTCATGACGACGCCGAGGTCATCCGGGCCACTGCGCTGGAGGCTGAACGTGCCGGACTGGACTACATCTTCTTCGGTGACTGGCTGGCTACCGGCCCGGATCTGGAATTTCGCGATCCCTACCTTGCAGCCCGCATTGAGCCGCTGAGCGCTGTCGGATTCCTGGCAGGAGTGACCTCCCGCATCGGCCTGATCGCCACGGTGAACGCCACCTATTCAGACGCCTACACGTTGGCACGTACCAGTGCCTCCGTCGACCGTCTCAGCGGCGGACGGCTTGGGCTCAACATCGTGACGGGAGCCGAGCCCAGAGCCGCTGCCAACCACGGTCGCGAGGCACACTGGGGAAACGAACAGCGCTACGACTCCGCAGAGGAACTTATCGATGCACTGCGTTTGCTTTGGGACAGTTGGGGCGACGGCGCCCTCGTCGCAGATCAGGAATCCGGGACATATCTGAACCCAGACAGACTCCACCGAGCCGATTTCCAAGGCGAGCACCATCCAGTGGCCGGGCCGCTGAATGTCCTCAGACCGATCCAGGGGCACGTGCCATTAGTACATGCGGGCACCTCCACACGGTCCAGGGAACTGGTTCACTCCCGCGCGGACCTGGCGCTGCTGGGACTTTCCGGTATCGCCGAGGCCGCCGTTGAAACGGCCGCGCTGGGGCGGGAAATCGCCGCCAAGGGTCGGGACCCACAGGCTGTCAAGACCCTCACCCCCGTTCTGCCCATCATCGGCGCGACCGTCGAGGAAGCCTGGGATATTCATGACTTCCTGGTGTCCCGAGTGCCAGTGTCCCCCGGTCCGCATGACGGGCGGGAGGGCTTCCCGGATACCCGCAGCCTCGCCGCCTTGAACGATACGCTGGGCTTTCCCGCAGCTGACTTCGATCTGGACGCAGAAGTCTCAGTTGCCGATGCCGCGGGCTTCAGCCCGCGCGGCCGGGATCTGATCGACTTGGTCGCCCGTAGGTCTGGGCGGGTTCCCGGTTCCCAGCGGCCGGTGCGCTGGCGCGATCTTCTGGTCAACCAGCTTGTGCCTTACAGCGTCGTGGTAGGCACGCCCGTGCAGGTGGCGGATTATCTGCAGACTTGGCACGAAGAAGGTGGCGTCGACGGATTCAATGTACTTACCCCATATCTGGGCGACCAGTTCGAGCGGTTCACCCGCGGGGTCATACCCGAACTTCGGGCCCGGGGCCTGTTCCGGGAGGCGTATCAAGGGACCACCCTGCGCGACCACCTCGGCCTGACTGTTCCAGCCAACGTACATGAGCGGGGGGAATCACAGCCGCGTGAAAAGCGTTCGACGACGGACGCCACCGTCAGTGCGGGAGTGACGAAATGA
- a CDS encoding DUF4192 domain-containing protein, with the protein MTNPPNVSSSRKPRQHRVGHASKWAKQLLLHAYTRTSPQHAAPSLTTIGYINWWQGPGSKAHQYLQLALDTDPGYRFARLTDHMLGAGIIAGWNTTQNTAYKTHLDMP; encoded by the coding sequence TTGACGAACCCCCCGAACGTATCCTCTTCGCGCAAACCGAGGCAGCACCGAGTTGGTCACGCATCGAAATGGGCCAAACAACTCCTCCTCCACGCCTACACCAGAACCAGCCCCCAACACGCCGCCCCCAGCCTCACCACCATCGGCTACATCAACTGGTGGCAAGGACCAGGATCCAAAGCACACCAATACCTCCAACTCGCCCTCGACACCGACCCCGGCTACCGCTTCGCACGCCTCACCGACCACATGCTCGGAGCCGGCATCATCGCCGGCTGGAACACCACCCAAAACACCGCCTACAAAACCCACCTCGACATGCCCTAG
- a CDS encoding SDR family oxidoreductase: protein MTKQMALEFAPLGVRLRGVAPTFVPTEGNMAAAAARSLNEESDAAAVLTNSLIARMGPPDDIGRVVLFYASDSPSFITDSTRLADAGQMI, encoded by the coding sequence ATGACCAAGCAGATGGCGCTTGAGTTCGCGCCACTGGGAGTCCGCCTTCGCGGCGTTGCGCCAACATTCGTACCCACGGAGGGAAACATGGCGGCGGCCGCAGCTCGTTCGCTGAACGAGGAGAGCGACGCAGCCGCGGTGCTGACGAACAGCCTTATTGCCCGGATGGGCCCTCCCGACGACATTGGCCGAGTCGTCCTGTTCTACGCCAGCGACTCGCCCAGTTTCATTACTGACAGCACCCGACTCGCCGACGCTGGCCAAATGATCTGA
- a CDS encoding flavin reductase, with amino-acid sequence MTDTKSRSLDPTRFREVLGHYPTGVTAVTGIADDGEPCAMVVGTFTSVSLEPPLVAFMPTRTSFTFDKLRTAESLAINILAHDQEQLCRRLAKPQADKLKNEAWELSKGGAPILADIVASIDCKIEQVVEGGDHYIVLCAVEDLNVHRSIAPLVFFQGGYGGFAMGSFMIRADQDLAPTIARAQTLRSEIESLAFEIGGEITLFTRQGDDAVAVLSAVGADTDIISPLGSHYPLIPPLGDAFIAWSAPEEQQRWISKAFGATEQELLTLRQRLAEAHERGWSLSLDAPGRRDQLEAAIGEYGAGDQLPAKQREISQRIVKSAGYFPIGELDQTASHDVATITVPIHLREGEPQLILRLLYPPKGVPGTTVEAWAQRILSFAADAARLLE; translated from the coding sequence ATGACTGATACGAAGAGTCGATCGCTTGATCCCACCAGATTCCGCGAGGTCTTGGGACACTACCCCACCGGTGTCACGGCAGTCACCGGTATCGCCGACGACGGCGAACCCTGCGCGATGGTCGTTGGCACATTCACGTCAGTGTCGCTGGAGCCACCGTTGGTAGCCTTCATGCCGACCCGGACCTCTTTCACATTCGACAAACTTCGCACTGCCGAATCCCTGGCCATCAACATACTTGCCCACGATCAGGAACAACTCTGTCGGCGGCTGGCTAAGCCGCAAGCCGACAAGCTCAAGAACGAGGCGTGGGAACTTTCAAAGGGCGGGGCGCCCATCCTGGCTGACATTGTTGCTTCCATCGACTGCAAAATCGAGCAGGTAGTTGAGGGAGGGGACCACTACATCGTCCTGTGCGCTGTCGAGGATCTGAACGTTCATCGATCCATCGCACCCCTTGTGTTCTTTCAAGGCGGTTACGGCGGATTCGCCATGGGGTCCTTCATGATCCGCGCCGATCAAGACCTCGCCCCCACAATCGCTCGCGCTCAAACCTTGCGTTCCGAGATTGAATCACTTGCTTTCGAGATCGGGGGCGAGATCACGCTCTTCACCCGGCAAGGCGACGACGCCGTCGCTGTACTGTCCGCGGTCGGCGCCGACACGGACATCATCTCGCCCCTGGGCTCCCACTATCCGTTGATTCCGCCGTTGGGCGATGCCTTCATCGCTTGGTCGGCGCCTGAAGAACAGCAACGCTGGATCTCGAAGGCATTCGGCGCAACGGAACAAGAACTTCTCACCCTTCGGCAGCGACTGGCCGAAGCTCACGAACGAGGGTGGTCGCTTTCCTTGGACGCACCTGGAAGGCGCGACCAGCTTGAGGCTGCTATCGGCGAATACGGGGCAGGAGATCAACTTCCTGCCAAGCAGCGTGAAATCAGCCAGCGCATCGTTAAGTCAGCCGGATATTTCCCTATCGGTGAACTTGACCAGACGGCGAGCCACGACGTCGCGACAATCACCGTCCCAATCCACTTGCGGGAAGGTGAACCCCAACTGATCCTGCGCTTGCTTTACCCACCCAAGGGTGTGCCTGGCACCACGGTGGAAGCGTGGGCACAACGCATACTGTCCTTTGCCGCCGACGCGGCTCGGCTGCTTGAATAG
- a CDS encoding IS110 family transposase, with translation MDEGYEIYCGLDVGKSEHHAAALNAAGERVFDKPLPQDEARLRELFTGLQQHGRVLVIVDQPNTIGALPIAVARDCGCTVAYLPGLAMRKAADLYPGKSKTDARDAFIIAETARAMPHTLRAVDRDSEVLAALKVLSGFDADLTHECTRAINRLRSLLLQIFPALERVFPGTVLTRSLVLEMFIKYAGPTGLRAAGRSNVLRWTRNHSRKDPVNLVDAIFTALSEQTVTVIGTEAVELVIPRVAAQIRELKHQRAIVAEEVEKLLDDFPLSRVLMSMPGVGIKTAATILLTIGDAGTFTTPGHLAAYAGIAPVTRRSGTSIRGEFPARSGNKQLKNALFRSAWIASCHHPASKAYYQKKRDQGKKHNAAVICLARRRCDVIYSMLKHGTLFEEKPALAA, from the coding sequence ATGGACGAAGGATACGAGATCTACTGCGGGCTGGATGTCGGTAAATCCGAGCATCACGCCGCGGCCTTGAATGCAGCCGGTGAACGGGTCTTCGACAAGCCGCTGCCTCAGGACGAGGCGCGGCTGCGCGAGCTGTTCACCGGCCTGCAGCAGCACGGCAGGGTGCTGGTTATCGTGGACCAGCCCAACACCATCGGCGCCCTGCCAATAGCAGTGGCCAGGGACTGCGGATGCACCGTTGCCTATCTGCCCGGCCTGGCAATGCGCAAAGCCGCTGACCTGTACCCGGGAAAGTCCAAGACGGACGCGCGGGATGCGTTCATCATCGCCGAGACGGCCCGCGCCATGCCGCACACCTTGCGGGCCGTTGACCGGGACAGCGAAGTACTCGCGGCTTTGAAGGTGCTCTCTGGATTCGACGCTGACCTGACCCATGAATGCACCCGGGCGATCAACCGACTGCGTTCTCTGCTGCTGCAGATTTTCCCAGCACTGGAGCGCGTCTTCCCGGGAACCGTGCTCACCCGGTCCCTGGTCCTGGAGATGTTCATCAAGTACGCCGGACCGACCGGGCTGCGGGCCGCCGGACGGTCCAACGTGCTGCGCTGGACCAGGAACCACAGCCGCAAGGATCCGGTGAACCTGGTTGACGCCATCTTCACGGCACTGAGCGAGCAGACGGTCACCGTGATCGGCACCGAAGCGGTCGAATTGGTCATCCCTCGCGTCGCCGCCCAGATTAGGGAACTCAAACACCAGCGAGCCATCGTGGCTGAAGAAGTTGAAAAGCTCCTCGATGACTTCCCTCTTTCCCGGGTCTTGATGTCCATGCCGGGAGTCGGCATCAAGACCGCAGCGACGATACTCCTGACCATCGGCGACGCCGGCACCTTCACCACTCCCGGGCACCTCGCCGCATACGCCGGCATAGCCCCTGTGACACGACGCTCCGGGACCTCGATCCGCGGTGAATTCCCTGCCCGCTCGGGGAACAAGCAACTCAAAAACGCTCTCTTCAGATCCGCCTGGATCGCCAGCTGCCACCACCCTGCGTCCAAGGCCTACTACCAAAAGAAACGCGACCAGGGAAAGAAACACAACGCCGCCGTCATCTGCCTGGCCCGGCGCCGCTGCGACGTCATCTACTCAATGCTCAAACACGGCACCCTCTTCGAGGAAAAACCCGCACTGGCCGCTTGA